One segment of Meriones unguiculatus strain TT.TT164.6M chromosome 3, Bangor_MerUng_6.1, whole genome shotgun sequence DNA contains the following:
- the LOC132652875 gene encoding uncharacterized protein LOC132652875 translates to MVARSEAGRRRGGLGPACSQRGWASEAGRRRGRGGGAGRGVAELRSRGRGRREEEPGAGRRRTGVSATLPPPPPAQTRPANPRGKPFLLRRPPPPGLPLCARCTEKPAPGEPSNAAFPPDPEAHRALDTGRSRTRDPHGSRFPISLSRFLPIDLQQMVSAGTRKV, encoded by the exons ATGGTGGCGCGCAGCGAGGCCGGGCGGCGGCGAGGCGGCCTGGGGCCGGCTTGCAGTCAGCGGGGTTGGGCGAGCGAGGCCGGGCGGCGGCGAGGGCGGGGCGGCGGCGCGGGGCGGGGAGTGGCGGAGCTACGCAGCCGGGGCCGCGGCCGGCGGGAGGAGGAGCCCGGAGCCGGGAGGCGCCGAACCGGAGTCTCTGCAAcgctcccgccgccgccgcccgcccaGACTCGCCCCGCCAACCCCCGCGGGAAGCCGTTCTTGCtccgccgcccccccccccccggcctccCGCTCTGTGCCCGGTGCACCGAGAAGCCAGCCCCGGGCGAACCCAGCAATGCGGCCTTCCCGCCGGACCCAGAAGCACACCGGGCACTGGACACCGGCCGATCGCGGACAAGGGACCCACACGGCTCTCGGTTTCCGATTTCCCTCTCTCGGTTCCTGCCGATCGATCTCCA GCAGATGGTATCCGCCGGAACCCGAAAAGTGTAG